One window of Ralstonia pickettii DTP0602 genomic DNA carries:
- a CDS encoding MarR family transcriptional regulator, protein MNPDASGDPPATAGNSSGAGAAGTRRKAQDPLAPNPAGTGADTGFDPHVPNVDYGVLDSLVGYAIRRAQIRIYEDFVVSLGQWQITPPRFSALVIISRNPHLKLTELARILGIARSGAVLLVDALEEMKLVARRPAPGDRRAYSLVLTPAGRRTLEAATQAVVEHDAHVGSALTEAEQATLKSLLARLAPPRAS, encoded by the coding sequence ATGAATCCCGACGCATCCGGCGACCCACCCGCCACCGCAGGCAACAGCAGTGGCGCAGGCGCCGCCGGCACGCGGCGCAAGGCGCAGGACCCGCTCGCCCCCAATCCCGCGGGCACGGGGGCCGACACCGGCTTCGATCCCCATGTGCCGAACGTGGACTATGGCGTGCTCGACAGCCTGGTCGGCTACGCCATCCGCCGCGCGCAGATCCGCATCTACGAAGACTTCGTGGTGTCGCTGGGGCAGTGGCAGATCACGCCGCCGCGGTTCTCGGCGCTGGTGATCATCTCGCGCAACCCGCACCTGAAGCTGACCGAGCTGGCTCGCATCCTCGGCATTGCGCGCTCGGGCGCGGTGCTGCTGGTCGATGCGCTGGAGGAGATGAAGCTGGTGGCGCGCCGCCCGGCGCCGGGCGACCGCCGCGCCTACAGCCTGGTGCTGACCCCGGCCGGGCGCCGCACGCTGGAAGCCGCCACGCAGGCGGTGGTCGAGCACGATGCGCATGTCGGCTCGGCGCTGACCGAGGCGGAACAGGCTACGCTGAAGTCGCTGCTGGCACGGCTGGCACCGCCGCGCGCCAGCTGA
- a CDS encoding branched-chain amino acid ABC transporter substrate-binding protein (K01999: livK; branched-chain amino acid transport system substrate-binding protein), protein MVPLPPTKLTRLALAAALAFCTGTALADITVGISLSTTGPSASLGIPQKNSLPYLPQRIGGEAVRYIVLDDASDPTQGAKVARRFVAEDKVDIILGSSAVAPSIAIAEVADESQTVQLAFSPIELKPGRGAWTFRLAQPVRLMANAVAATAKNNGVKTIGFIGFADAYGETWLKDFTAAATANGIRLVATERYGRADTSVTAQAIKLIAVKPDAILIAGAGTGAALPHTTLRERGYGGTIYHTHGAATKDLIRIGGRMVNGAILPAGPVIVPEQLPAGDPVRKPGLDYVTRYEKQYGADTRTQFGAHAYDAGLVLERIVPVALRHAKPGTPAFRQALRHALETEKDIVVSHGVLNFSAQDHYGFDQRGRVMLTIDNGNWKLLK, encoded by the coding sequence ATGGTGCCCCTGCCCCCTACCAAGCTCACCCGCCTGGCGCTCGCCGCCGCCCTCGCCTTTTGCACCGGCACCGCCCTGGCCGACATCACCGTCGGTATCAGCCTGTCCACCACCGGCCCGTCGGCATCGCTGGGCATCCCGCAAAAGAACTCCCTGCCCTACCTGCCCCAGCGCATCGGCGGCGAAGCGGTGCGCTACATCGTGCTGGACGACGCCTCCGACCCCACGCAAGGCGCCAAGGTCGCACGCCGCTTCGTCGCCGAGGACAAGGTCGACATCATCCTCGGCTCGTCGGCCGTCGCACCGTCGATCGCCATCGCCGAGGTCGCGGACGAAAGCCAGACCGTGCAGCTCGCGTTCTCGCCGATCGAACTCAAGCCCGGCCGCGGCGCCTGGACCTTCCGCCTGGCGCAGCCGGTGCGGCTGATGGCCAATGCCGTGGCCGCCACCGCCAAGAACAACGGCGTCAAGACCATCGGCTTTATCGGCTTTGCCGACGCCTATGGCGAGACCTGGCTGAAGGACTTCACCGCCGCGGCCACGGCCAACGGCATCCGCCTGGTCGCGACCGAGCGCTACGGCCGCGCCGATACCAGCGTGACCGCGCAGGCGATCAAGCTGATCGCCGTCAAGCCGGACGCCATCCTGATCGCCGGCGCGGGCACCGGCGCGGCGCTGCCGCACACCACGCTGCGCGAGCGCGGCTACGGCGGGACCATCTACCACACGCACGGCGCGGCCACCAAGGACCTGATCCGCATCGGCGGGCGCATGGTCAACGGTGCGATCCTGCCGGCCGGACCGGTGATCGTGCCGGAGCAGCTGCCCGCGGGCGACCCCGTGCGCAAGCCGGGGCTGGACTACGTCACCCGCTACGAGAAGCAGTACGGCGCCGACACCCGCACCCAGTTCGGCGCCCACGCCTACGATGCCGGACTGGTGCTGGAGCGGATCGTGCCGGTGGCGCTCAGGCACGCCAAGCCGGGCACGCCGGCGTTCCGCCAGGCGCTGCGCCACGCGCTGGAGACCGAGAAGGACATCGTGGTCTCGCACGGCGTGCTGAACTTCAGCGCGCAAGACCACTATGGCTTTGACCAGCGCGGCCGCGTTATGCTGACCATCGATAACGGCAACTGGAAGCTCCTCAAATGA